The following proteins come from a genomic window of Gossypium raimondii isolate GPD5lz chromosome 5, ASM2569854v1, whole genome shotgun sequence:
- the LOC105768669 gene encoding uncharacterized protein LOC105768669, translating to MADEGHYSSGPDSGSHKRKYDDQGPLSSVGRRSTGFSSPDSAPPPSYNSVPPPLDGIEMAKQRAQEIAARLTAASAGAEAKRPRVENGSGGGFDNEKGFMSAPSDIKHMSSSAPSAIPASYGSYHGTSKKIDIPQNRVGVIIGKAGETIKYLQLQSGAKIQVQRDMDADPNSVTRPVELMGTAEQIAKAEQLINDVLAEAEAGGSGIVSRRLTGHAGSEHFEMKIPNNKVGLVIGKGGETIKNMQARTGARIQVIPLHLPPGDTSTERTLHIDGTSEQIKTARELVDEVISENRMRNPAMAGGYQQQGYQARPPANWGQGAPQMQQPGYGYMQPGAYPGPSPQYNMSQPPYGGYPSQPSSGGYASGWDQSAIPPNQQSSSAGGYDYYNQQPSSQQQQTPGGSAAPTDNSGYHYSQPPASGYIQPGQGYAQDGYGGYHAPPQSGYGQPASYEQQGYGSAQSYGSATNPTQEGHTPSYGGQGDAGQVPTSTQPSAVGQQGYNTSQVPSPNPGSYPPQGSTQPSYSQSGYGSQPPAQSGYGPPQGQKPVVNHPAYGQTQQSPTTPGSYGQAGYQSQPPSSGYGQAESGSQRPQSSTYGGAAAAQPGYGAPPYAAQYNASYSSYSQPPAYHSDSNASGGTRGTYEAAPAAQTGQQGGAGNASPRT from the exons ATGGCAGACGAAGGACATTACTCTTCAGGCCCCGACTCCGGTAGCCACAAGCGCAAATACGATGACCAGGGGCCGCTGTCTTCCGTTGGCCGGAGGTCCACAGGGTTCTCGTCTCCAGATTCCGCTCCTCCTCCTTCCTATAACAGCGTCCCGCCACCGCTTGACGGCATCGAGATGGCCAAGCAGCGAGCTCAGGAGATTGCTGCTCGCCTTACCGCGGCCTCCGCTGGCGCTGAAGCCAAGCGCCCTCGTGTCGAGAACGGTTCTGGCGGTGGTTTTGATAACGAGAAGGGATTTATGTCCGCTCCTTCTG ATATAAAGCACATGTCAAGCTCTGCTCCTTCGGCAATACCTGCTTCATATGGTAGCTACCATGGTACTAGCAAAAAGATTGACATTCCACAAAATAGGGTTGGTGTTATAATTGGCAAAGCTGGAGAAACCATTAAATATCTTCAACTGCAATCTGGCGCAAAGATTCAGGTCCAGCGAGATATGGATGCAGATCCTAATTCCGTGACTAGGCCTGTGGAGCTCATGGGTACTGCTGAACAAATAGCTAAGGCTGAGCAGTTGATAAATGATGTTCTGGCGGAG GCTGAAGCAGGAGGTTCTGGCATAGTTTCTCGAAGATTGACAGGACATGCTGGAAGTGAGCACTTTGAAATGAAGATACCAAATAACAAG GTTGGCCTGGTGATTGGTAAAGGTGgtgaaacaattaaaaatatgcaagctAGAACTGGAGCTCGTATTCAG GTGATCCCGTTGCACTTGCCCCCAGGTGATACATCTACAGAAAGGACATTACACATAGATGGGACTAGTGAACAGATTAAAACTGCTAGAGAATTGGTTGATGAGGTCATAAGTGAG AATCGTATGAGAAATCCAGCAATGGCTGGAGGTTATCAACAGCAAGGATATCAAGCACGACCACCTGCAAACTGGGGCCAAGGGGCTCCTCAAATGCAGCAACCTGGCTATGGTTATATGCAACCTGGAGCTTATCCTGGCCCTTCACCACAGTATAACATGTCTCAGCCACCTTATGGTGGCTATCCTTCCCAACCTTCATCTGGTGGATATGCCTCTGGTTGGGACCAGTCAGCTATACCACCAAACCAGCAAAGTTCTTCTGCAGGTGGTTATGATTACTATAATCAACAGCCTTCTTCACAGCAGCAGCAAACGCCTGGTGGTTCAGCAGCTCCAACTGATAATAGTGGTTACCATTACAGTCAGCCACCAGCTTCTGGCTACATTCAACCAGGACAAGGTTATGCTCAGGATGGCTATGGTGGATACCATGCACCTCCACAATCAGGTTATGGACAGCCAGCATCATATGAACAACAAGGTTATGGTTCAGCACAAAGCTATGGCAGTGCAACGAACCCTACTCAAGAGGGTCACACTCCCTCCTATGGTGGTCAAGGGGATGCTGGTCAAGTACCTACTTCTACCCAGCCTTCTGCGGTGGGTCAGCAAGGGTACAATACAAGTCAGGTGCCTAGCCCAAATCCTGGCAGTTATCCACCTCAAGGAAGTACTCAACCTAGTTACAGTCAGAGTGGCTATGGGAGTCAACCACCAGCTCAGTCGGGCTATGGACCACCACAAGGGCAGAAACCAGTGGTCAATCACCCTGCCTATGGGCAGACACAGCAGTCTCCTACCACCCCAGGAAGCTATGGCCAGGCAGGATATCAATCACAGCCTCCATCTTCTGGCTATGGTCAAGCAGAATCAGGTTCACAACGGCCTCAATCATCTACTTATGGTGGTGCTGCAGCTGCTCAGCCGGGATATGGTGCCCCACCCTATGCAGCACAATATAATGCCTCTTATAGCAGTTATTCACAGCCTCCAGCATATCATTCTGACAGCAATGCAAGTGGGGGCACACGTGGCACTTATGAGGCAGCGCCAGCTGCTCAAACCGGGCAGCAAGGTGGAGCTGGAAATGCATCACCGCGAACTTGA
- the LOC105768671 gene encoding uncharacterized protein LOC105768671 — protein MNVQASRTHQEGIYINRVRYILGSQFALSQPPSTYRKKNYSFVSSSQLMALTFKLAQLQSKATRASQLVSKHAPLYYKQLLEQNKHYIQDPPTVEKCNLLSNIPSRYEAFQKEMDYVKLMWKKRNEWKIEDAGIATLFGLECFAWYCTGEIVGRGFTFTGYYI, from the exons ATGAACGTTCAAGCTAGCAGAACTCACCAGGAAGGAATTTATATTAATAGGGTAAGGTATATTCTCGGTTCTCAATTTGCTCTCTCCCAACCCCCAAGCACGTATCGCAAAAAAAACTATTCATTTGTTTCCTCTTCACAG CTAATGGCGTTGACATTCAAGTTAGCTCAGTTGCAGTCCAAGGCAACTCGAGCATCCCAGTTGGTATCAAAGCATGCTCCTCTGTACTACAAGCAGCTACTTGAGCAGAATAAACACTACATTCAGGACCCACCCACTGTTGAGAAATGTAACCTTTTGTCAAA CATTCCTAGCCGATACGAGGCATTCCAGAAGGAGATGGATTATGTGAAGCTAATGTGGAAGAAAAGGAATGAATGGAAGATTGAAGATGCAGGAATTGCTACGCTGTTCGGGTTAGAATGTTTTGCTTGGTATTGTACAGGAGAGATTGTTGGTCGAGGTTTCACCTTCACCGGCTATTACATCTAA
- the LOC105768670 gene encoding ferrochelatase-2, chloroplastic-like, with translation MGICTSSEKFVQECRCRHAATEKLGVLLVNIGGPENLNDVQPFLCNLFADPDVIRLPKLFKFLQRPLAKLISILLAPKTKRWYAAIGGGSPLRRITDEQADALRTALEAKNLHANVYVGMRCWYPFMEEAIQQQIKWDRITKLVLLPLFPQFSISTTGSSIRVLQRIFMDDAYLLRLPVSIIRFWYRRQGYIRSIADSIVTQLSKFEKPEEVLIFFSAHGVPVSYDENDGDPYKDQIEECIYLIMREHRVGPVQWLKPYTNEVLVELGRKGVKSLLAVPIRELGRVPALGCTSSFITDLADAVVEALPSAKSLSILRETAKESDCR, from the exons ATGGGGATTTGCACATCCAGTGAAAAATTCGTGCAAGAATGCCGTTGCAGACATGCCGCCACTGAGAAGCTTGGTGTCCTACTTGTGAATATTGGAGGACCAGAGAATCTTAATGATGTTCAACCCTTTCTGTGTAACTTGTTTGCTGATCCC GATGTAATACGGCTGCCTAAGCTGTTTAAGTTCCTTCAACGACCATTGGCAAAGTTAATATCTATTCTTCTTGCTCCCAAAACCAAACGATGGTATGCTGCCATTGGTGGTGGCTCACCTTTGCGTAGAATAACAGATGAACAG GCAGATGCTCTTAGAACGGCTTTGGAAGCTAAGAATTTACATGCCAATGTATATGTGGGAATGCGATGTTGGTACCCTTTCATGGAGGAGGCAATTCAGCAG CAGATTAAGTGGGACAGGATAACGAAGCTTGTTCTACTGCCATTGTTTCCTCAGTTCTCAATCTCCACAACTGGGTCAAGCATACGAGTTTTGCAGCGAATATTCAT GGACGATGCATATTTATTGAGATTACCTGTTTCGATCATCCGCTTCTGGTACCGACGACAAGGTTATATTAGGTCTATAGCTGATTCAATTGTGACACAGTTGAGCAAATTTGAAAAGCCTGAAGAGGTCCTTATATTCTTTAGTGCCCATGGTGTGCCGGTTAGCTACGACGAGAATGATGGAGATCCGTACAAGGATCAAATCGAGGAGTGCATATACTTAATTATGCGAGAGCACAG AGTTGGTCCGGTGCAATGGCTGAAGCCCTACACTAATGAAGTTCTTGTTGAGCTTGGCCGGAAAGGTGTGAAGAGTCTTCTAGCTGTTCCGATAAG AGAATTGGGTCGGGTGCCTGCTCTAGGTTGCACCTCTTCATTCATCACAGATCTAGCTGATGCTGTGGTTGAAGCTCTACCATCTGCAAAAAGCCTATCAATCTTAAGGGAAACTGCCAAAGAATCCGACTGCCGTTGA